Proteins encoded within one genomic window of Neoarius graeffei isolate fNeoGra1 chromosome 18, fNeoGra1.pri, whole genome shotgun sequence:
- the LOC132865919 gene encoding histone H4, with protein sequence MSGRGKGGKGLGKGGAKRHRKVLRDNIQGITKPAIRRLARRGGVKRISGLIYEETRGVLKVFLENVIRDAVTYTEHAKRKTVTAMDVVYALKRQGRTLYGFGG encoded by the coding sequence ATGTCTGGCAGAGGAAAGGGCGGCAAGGGGCTCGGGAAAGGAGGCGCTAAGCGGCACCGGAAAGTTCTTCGCGACAACATCCAGGGAATCACCAAGCCGGCTATTCGCCGTCTGGCTCGCCGTGGCGGTGTGAAGCGCATTTCTGGCCTGATCTACGAAGAGACCCGCGGTGTGCTGAAAGTGTTCCTGGAGAACGTGATCCGCGACGCCGTCACTTACACGGAGCATGCCAAGAGAAAGACCGTCACCGCTATGGATGTGGTGTACGCCCTGAAACGCCAGGGACGCACTCTGTACGGCTTCGGCGGTTAA
- the LOC132865888 gene encoding histone H3-like, which produces MARTKQTARKSTGGKAPRKQLATKAARKSAPATGGVKKPHRYRPGTVALREIRRYQKSTELLIRKLPFQRLVREIAQDFKTPSTRSRTDLRFQSSAVMALQEASEAYLVGLFEDTNLCAIHAKRVTIMPKDIQLARRIRGERA; this is translated from the exons ATGGCAAGAACCAAGCAGACGGCCCGTAAATCCACTGGTGGCAAGGCGCCCAGGAAGCAGCTTGCCACGAAGGCTGCCCGCAAGAGCGCCCCCGCTACCGGCGGCGTGAAGAAGCCTCACCGTTACAGGCCCGGCACCGTGGCTCTGAGGGAGATCCGCCGATATCAGAAATCTACTGAGCTGCTCATCCGTAAGCTGCCCTTCCAGCGCCTGGTAAGAGAAATCGCTCAGGActttaagaccccgtccacacgtagccgg aCCGATTTACGCTTCCAGAGCTCGGCTGTCATGGCACTGCAGGAGGCGAGCGAGGCATACTTGGTCGGCCTGTTCGAGGACACTAACCTGTGTGCCATCCACGCCAAGAGAGTGACCATCATGCCCAAGGACATTCAGCTGGCACGCCGTATTCGCGGAGAGCGCGCTTAA
- the LOC132865923 gene encoding histone H1-like: protein MAELAPAAAPAKAPKKKAASKTKKSGPSVGELIIKAVSASQERSGVSLSALKKALQAAGYDVEKNNSRVKIAVKNLVRKSVLVQTKGTGASGSFKLNKTQTAGKKAAPKARKAAAKKPTAAKKPKKVAAKKSPKKAKKPPAKKATKSPKKAKKTSTPKKAAKSAKKTKTAKPKAVKPKMAKAKKAAPKKK from the coding sequence ATGGCAGAACTCGCTCCCGCCGCCGCGCCGGCCAAAGCACCCAAGAAGAAAGCAGCTTCAAAGACCAAGAAATCAGGCCCGAGCGTCGGCGAGCTCATCATCAAAGCGGTTTCTGCGTCGCAGGAGAGGAGCGGTGTGTCCCTCTCCGCCTTGAAGAAAGCTTTACAGGCCGCCGGATACGATGTGGAGAAGAACAACTCCCGCGTTAAAATCGCCGTCAAGAACCTTGTGAGGAAAAGCGTCCTGGTGCAGACCAAAGGGACCGGTGCGTCTGGCTCTTTCAAGCTGAACAAGACGCAGACCGCAGGCAAGAAAGCCGCGCCCAAAGCCAGAAAGGCGGCCGCCAAAAAACCCACCGCGGCTAAGAAGCCCAAGAAGGTAGCGGCCAAGAAGTCTCCTAAGAAGGCAAAGAAGCCCCCCGCCAAGAAAGCCACCAAGAGCCCGAAGAAGGCGAAAAAAACGTCGACCCCCAAAAAGGCTGCCAAGAGCGCGAAGAAGACAAAAACTGCCAAGCCCAAAGCCGTAAAGCCCAAAATGGCCAAGGCGAAAAAGGCGGCCCCCAAAAAGAAGTGA
- the LOC132865906 gene encoding histone H2B-like yields the protein MPEPPKSAPKKGSKKAVTKAAGKGGKKRRKSRKESYAIYVYKVLKQVHPDTGISSKAMGIMNSFVNDIFERIAGESSRLAHYNKRSTITSREIQTAVRLLLPGELAKHAVSEGTKAVTKYTSSK from the coding sequence ATGCCCGAGCCACCTAAAAGCGCGCCCAAGAAGGGCTCCAAGAAAGCCGTGACCAAGGCGGCTGGTAAAGGAGGCAAGAAGCGCAGAAAGTCCAGGAAGGAGAGCTACGCTATCTACGTGTACAAGGTCCTGAAGCAGGTTCATCCCGACACCGGCATCTCGTCTAAGGCTATGGGCATCATGAACTCCTTCGTCAATGACATTTTCGAGCGTATCGCCGGTGAGTCCTCTCGTCTGGCTCACTACAACAAGCGCTCCACCATCACCTCCAGAGAGATCCAGACCGCTGTGCGCCTTTTACTGCCTGGCGAGCTGGCCAAGCACGCCGTGTCCGAGGGCACAAAGGCCGTCACCAAGTACACCAGCTCTAAGTAA